The Panicum virgatum strain AP13 chromosome 5K, P.virgatum_v5, whole genome shotgun sequence genome has a window encoding:
- the LOC120706138 gene encoding multicopper oxidase LPR1 homolog 1-like, giving the protein MVPVRAEAVAAALLLLVAAAGVAAGFRTGPPVSKDTLEKVAASLEMYVDELPQMPKVLGYSLKYGRPEPTHLTIGMYEKKWKFHRDLPATTVFAFGTSAATATFPGPTIEALQGVPLQVTWENHLPDRHILPWDPTVPTAIPRAGGVPTVVHLHGGVHPPRSDGHANAWFTAGFRERGPTWSTPTYAYPNAQSPGVLWYHDHALGLTRANLLAGLLGAYVIRNPAAEAPLGLPCGDAFDRVLVLADRSFLADGSIYMNCTGVDPRAHPQWQPEYFGEAVAVNGKAWPLLAVARRRYRFRIINASNARYFNLSLSNGLPFHVVGSDASYLPRPASVTHLLVAVAEAFDVVVDFSESATPEAELVNTAPYPYPDGDAPSRLTGKVMKFAVEPAAVLDDRSRVPARLPEYVEVAEEEAAAQRRYIVLYEYEDAATGSPTHLYINGKRLEDPATETPRAGTTEVWEVINLTQDNHPLHLHLATLQAVRARGLVGLEEFRRCMERLNDATRCDVGRHAVGEEAAVPEHERTWKNVVKIAPGFMTTVVVKFLMVETGRTYPFDATAEPGYVYHCHILDHEDNAMIRPLKLIK; this is encoded by the exons ATGGTCCCCGTCAGAGCAGAGGCGGTcgccgccgctcttctcctcctcgtcgccgccgccggcgttgcCGCGGGGTTCAGGACTGGGCCGCCGGTGTCGAAGGATACCCTCGAGAAGGTGGCCGCCTCGCTGGAAATGTACGTCGACGAGCTCCCTCAGATGCCCAAGGTCCTCGGCTACTCGCTCAAGTACGGCCGCCCCGAACCGACGCACCTCACCATCGGGATGTACGAGAAGAAATGG AAATTCCACCGGGACCTGCCGGCGACCACCGTGTTCGCGTTCGGCACGTCGGCGGCGACCGCCACCTTCCCGGGCCCCACCATCGAGGCCCTGCAGGGGGTCCCGCTGCAGGTGACGTGGGAGAACCACCTCCCCGACCGCCACATCCTGCCGTGGGACCCCACGGTCCCCACCGCCAtcccccgcgccggcggcgtgcccaccgtcgtccacctccacggcggcgtccacCCGCCGCGGTCCGACGGCCACGCCAACGCCTGGTTCACCGCGGGGTTCCGCGAGAGGGGCCCCACTTGGTCGACGCCCACGTACGCGTACCCAAACGCGCAGTCCCCCGGCGTGCTCTGGTACCACGACCACGCGCTCGGCCTCACCCGCGCCAACCTCCTCGCCGGCCTCCTCGGCGCCTACGTCATCCGCAACCCCGCCGCGGAGGCGCCGCTCGGGCTCCCCTGCGGCGACGCCTTCGACCGCGTGCTCGTGCTCGCCGACCGCAGCTTCCTCGCCGACGGCTCCATCTACATGAACTGCACCGGCGTCGACCCCCGCGCCCACCCGCAGTGGCAGCCCGAGTACTTCGGCGAGGCCGTCGCCGTCAACGGCAAGGCGTGGCCgctcctcgccgtcgcgcgccgccgctaccGCTTCCGCATCATCAACGCCAGCAACGCGCGCTACTTCAACCTCTCGCTGTCCAATGGCCTCCCGTTCCACGTCGTCGGCTCCGACGCCAGCTACCTGCCGCGGCCGGCCTCCGTGACgcacctcctcgtcgccgtggccgaggccttCGACGTCGTCGTCGACTTCTCCGAGTCCGCGACCCCGGAGGCGGAGCTCGTCAACACGGCGCCGTACCCGTACCCCGACGGCGACGCGCCGAGCCGCCTCACCGGCAAGGTGATGAAGTTCGCTGTCGAGCCCGCGGCGGTGCTGGACGACCGCTCCAGGGTGCCGGCGCGGCTGCCGGAGTACGTCGAGGTCGCCgaggaagaggcggcggcgcagaggcggtACATCGTGCTGTACGAGTACGAGGACGCGGCGACGGGGAGCCCGACGCACCTGTACATCAACGGGAAGCGGCTGGAGGACCCGGCGACGGAGACGCCGCGGGCCGGCACGACGGAGGTGTGGGAGGTGATCAACCTGACGCAGGACAACCACCCGCTGCACCTCCACCTGGCGACGCTCCAGGCCGTGCGCGCGCGGGGGCTCGTCGGGCTGGAGGAGTTCAGGCGGTGCATGGAGAGGCTCAACGATGCGACCAGGTGCGACGTGGGGCGGCACGCCgtgggggaggaggcggcggtgccggAGCACGAGCGGACGTGGAAGAACGTGGTGAAGATCGCGCCGGGGTTCATGACGACGGTGGTGGTCAAGTTCCTGATGGTCGAGACCGGCAGGACGTACCCGTTCGACGCCACGGCCGAGCCAGGATACGTCTACCACTGCCAC ATTTTGGACCATGAGGACAACGCCATGATTCGGCCGCTGAAACTGATCAAATGA